Proteins encoded together in one Acanthochromis polyacanthus isolate Apoly-LR-REF ecotype Palm Island chromosome 12, KAUST_Apoly_ChrSc, whole genome shotgun sequence window:
- the cep192 gene encoding LOW QUALITY PROTEIN: centrosomal protein of 192 kDa (The sequence of the model RefSeq protein was modified relative to this genomic sequence to represent the inferred CDS: inserted 2 bases in 2 codons), which translates to MADSFYKLEDEPFPSFLCKSLDSTSGRATLGNVTLGSGPGLPVAASTVAKIRPGSDNRGDSVEASYLEARELQQTNPQSSVGEQQPKXALSFKDDLDNADDFIAAHRXSDMLVKINLDESTSRNQGSMVGLLPTQAGSVNGRPTELGTDLSTGLLTFAQFGHKDSTDIKSIEPSRVFPATAEDNHVQSDGVDSDHFSGSNSSFLANEKLMSVDSMNSDITDDDIDLNNLPDDELELYFNKLVPPAMQRGRVEGQEIPATEAPGAADDQSNPSSAEPEPYRHQFLDHYDQEDFQMPDVRLAATGMDSCPASDEDTEDELESARRTSNASRTRLLPSMSRQLVGESNRPSFRPGLEGGSSDDEGSSGHGGPFLSGIEHRRSAEGQVINPPVTGDGGGGDGSSGSEESGNDGGVSTIPLPATNIQTTYDALRGLGIVGSSAAGEDEDDDLNNLLGHGRNSLTRHTEMGDRVGPVGTGEASSSLGTSDGSQRLSPVNWSMVMDRQEVLDAMESTDSGPTVDRLLDSVYLRSRAGLRRFQDSANVTTSNLQGTQGSFHLSQVLLPGCDDNDDDDDDDGVDEPDGARPSLGLRGGPCGDVTAAEASDGTSEDDNNPLSTSLEAKYFSQSLLQEQEDSDDGWNHCPDNLELEFQQGASTTHGVVYQNEAGQWVTDLAYYSSFEKEMNGKALENASQFETEDFVSASDAIEKIVKDQEEFEKEHQFMQEEKIEPASSNSTFQGDSFWKLPANGTILMRASQVSSEFKQGDESYLRLSLGQFFGQRSEALGCLGINDEVDAVKRPSFGYIITSPEKREPFPLIHSSEFRENSPHSETMELSEADKTLNPEDLDKTLEAPSERMPPKEDTDPVPCQQENHTVSAALPDSSGGSGSESSLANQSCVSPDINTSNLMLSISTISSAIANASISTDPSQLAAMIMELSKKSKVRNRPASAKLVGPTSAEQVLSEPNKGTVLDTLQRSTCVGEMSAFDMEKYLKKTDVSGSSDSYGANTTFDLSGWVDNLSSSQRNPYTGYPEKQGNAAQQVDSETQQVPTSTKAKEKDGEGEMTLTNQSSAPMRLSGALSPNRADSKRSSIPHPHPSFSSARRSVGSGQSSAHKPPADTTGSCDKTCASSTSTSGSFGGTSEENGIRLGEMNPQASSISSSETSHKTDKNLSPTTPGWRKGQSGLPGLKSSSPLTQRLTNADHQQQDRPGDSPEKKPLPRNSPVAPLPHSSVEKNTGLCQNVQPPLHPVSELQKGFSEPYAEETQCSFRPSTSPLTHSSPSQTSVPSAEGAFSPSSSSGGLADRRPGLELSPQSTCSSPSLSRLTYISMHDGTVVPTPERQKNNRTMALSTTIIRFSPTPPVELDEQSNLDVLGRPKNLDQVQPQYSKSLDPLPAQQSESPEPRSGSALSCTRSQSECNYHCTGDRTGDLSAGCKNHRHLSESNIRQLTKVDSGYCSNLNIQQNSNSAAPLSSQQWGTASSVSSSVYAGGLGMLPPYSADALHYVPIPSFKSQCPGMIPTQGDIQSLLAGRSLFNSQLPQQYLGPEAQLHPGVYHVGATGNGLYSVTSTGPPGMSGAAGSHHLPRPHQSQQEVGMMGKPYSQYGVEPMGTNGLEELRGQVVVPEELRFPHACCVGIASQTSLSLFNPSERWQQVSITVTSLSIDGEKVDSLPYQWLMVKNKTIIGPKSTEEQKVLFIPPQAGVYQCILSVYSWPAAAETEMTARANIFARRVALVAIAENPSLEIDVSTSGCLDFGDLPGGSSKSLPVKVLNRTHATVPIRLVISANATAWRCFTFSKHPVTMTSEGAQQAGHMTPVSSPLVMNHVMHASYGENPESFMVWVHFKAPQKYTASSGELGPADEYSARVDIEVDCPGPSHVIRSIPLRARSGTARVHAPKDLQTVSLSAPLGKSSQQTLPLKNAGNIDVQLKLKSSDAENSFSVTPDELFLGVGEEQGIVVSFKAQGNRKHRESLLTILVLPSGPQYEVILKGEVIPEDSGKHALPAAAVFCPVLTNDVPPILSNKQFVAWGGVTLGRAVQQKLVLRNNSTNATQQLRLLIRGQDQDCFQLQSMFSPEERLTRHGELSIRPKEDVTVHLLFAPTRVACMLAKLEIKQSGVRPSQPGIKFTIPLSGYGGTSNIILEEQRKQADGYVATLTDIAAGRISKVCLCVRNTGSRAAFIKAVAFSDVQTRSVLEPSVISLAPSQFVLKERTQEVITVLMKSTQREQNLCESADALLATVCLFCGDEVSRQQYRRLLQSKPEVVRKALSENSVLKNIDFNEKFLGEENVTETYDLPQRPNEAHIFYGNMSKVVVSLLGSANSRDCEESERTELPLPSTRHDSETDGSSTNGNASLDVLPVKGPQGPALRVAEPSLKVSEPLHRQPESWTIHPEQLVLAAPTITGASTTSHVQIRNSTSRELNFDLSWPAHCLTITPQHGVIEPQCHLQILVSPNPSLATKPALLPWSGQIYVQCDGQQKFIRVQIRRDLALDVSAAPADSTLSALPPQAATPVLPVARLTKPLLTPQMPPDLLEISNKTIIFPTTPSGESSEAQLEVQNREVEVRWYLSSFAPPYVKGVDNTGDVYRATYTAFRCSRVSGTLGAHEKMQMPIAFLPRDRGDYAQFWDLECHPVSEPQQKTRIRFQLCGTGVRSGPMEGPQEGDCSLVKTEAPLKTRKRADASAVKTSQEEAVRRGVHSPLDLYSFPATRVGESSTLKVSFRNNSSDTHELKFVNPREPFHIKHSKYSLRSQHYLKLPVQFKPSTAGRHAGLLLIQSETSGNLVIQLTGEALP; encoded by the exons ATGGCAGACAGTTTTTACAAGCTGGAGGATGAACCCTTCCCAAGTTTCCTCTGCAAATCCCTGGACAGCACCAGCGGCCGTGCCACGCTGGGGAATGTGACATTGGGTTCAGGCCCGGGACTGCCAGTGGCTGCTTCTACAGTTGCTAAAATTAGACCTGGGTCTGACAACAG AGGAGATTCTGTTGAGGCGTCATACCTGGAGGCCAGAGAGCTGCAGCAGACCAACCCACAGTCATCTGTTGGAGAGCAACAGCCTA TTGCCCTAAGCTTCAAAGATGACTT GGACAATGCAGATGACTTCATTGCAGCCCACC TTTCAGACATGCTGGTGAAGATTAATCTGGATGAGAGTACATCCAGAAACCAAGGCTCCATGGTCGGCCTTCTTCCCACCCAAGCAGGCTCAGTCAACGGCCGGCCCACAGAACTTGGAACAG ATCTGTCAACAGGACTTCTGACCTTTGCCCAGTTTGGACATAAGGATAGTACAGATATAAAG TCCATTGAGCCATCTCGGGTCTTCCCAGCTACAGCTGAGGACAATCATGTCCAGAGTGACGGAGTGGACAGTGATCATTTTAGTGGCAGTAACTCAAGCTTCCTGGCAAATGAGAAGCTCATGTCTGTGGACAGCATGAACAGTGATATCACAG ATGATGACATTGATTTAAACAACCTGCCTGATGATGAGCTGGAGCTGTACTTCAATAAACTGGTCCCTCCTGCCATGCAGAGAGGCAGAGTTGAGGGCCAGGAGATTCCTGCAACA GAAGCGCCGGGTGCTGCTGATGACCAATCAAACCCTAGTTCTGCTGAGCCTGAACCTTATAGACACCAGTTTCTTGATCATTATGATCAG GAGGACTTCCAGATGCCTGATGTGCGCCTGGCTGCTACAGGAATGGACTCCTGTCCAGCCAGTGACGAGGACACCGAGGATGAGTTGGAATCTGCAAGAAGGACCAGTAATGCTTCTAGGACACGGCTGCTGCCAAGCATGTCTAGACAGCTG GTCGGAGAAAGTAATCGTCCAAGTTTCAGACCTGGCTTAGAAGGAGGCAGTTCAGATGACGAGGGTTCCAGTGGCCACGGTGGTCCATTTCTGTCTGGGATTGAACACAGACGATCTGCTGAGGGACAAGTCATCAACCCTCCGGTCACAG gtgatggaggaggtggagatggGAGCAGTGGCAGTGAGGAAAGTGGAAATGATGGAGGAGTTTCAACCATTCCCCTTCCAGCGACTAACATCCAGACCACTTATGATGCCCTTCGTGGCCTGGGGATTGTGGGTAGCAGTGCTGCtggtgaagatgaggatgatgatcTGAATAATCTGCTTGGACATGGAAGGAACAGCCTTACCAGACATACTGAG ATGGGGGACCGGGTTGGTCCTGTTGGAACAGGGGAGGCCAGCTCCTCTTTGGGAACATCTGATGGATCTCAGAGACTTTCTCCTGTTAACTGGAGCATGGTAATGGACCGACAGGAGGTACTG GATGCCATGGAGAGCACAGACTCTGGGCCTACAGTTGACCGACTGTTGGACTCAGTCTACCTGAGAAGTAGAGCTGGACTGAGGAGGTTTCAGGATTCAGCAAATGTAACCACTTCTAACCTTCAAGGCACCCAGGGGAGTTTTCATCTCTCCCAG GTGCTGCTTCCAGGGTGTGATGacaacgatgatgatgatgatgatgatggagtaGACGAGCCTGATGGTGCGAGGCCCTCCTTAGGCTTGAGAGGAGGACCCTGTGGTGATGTGACTGCCGCTGAGGCCTCAGACGGTACCAGTGAGGATGACAACAATCCCCTTTCCACTTCCCTGGAAGCAAAGTATTTCTCCCAGAGCCTTCTCCAGGAACAAGAAGATTCTGATGATGGGTGGAACCACTGCCCTGACAACCTGGAGCTGGAGTTTCAACAAG GTGCCAGTACCACTCATGGTGTGGTGTACCAGAATGAGGCTGGGCAGTGGGTGACAGACCTGGCATATTACTCCTCCTTTGAGAAAGAAATGAATGGGAAGGCATTGGAGAATGCTAGCCAGTTTGAGACAGAGGACTTTGTTTCTGCCA GTGATGCTATTGAAAAGATAGTGAAGGATCAAGAAGAATTTGAAAAGGAGCACCAGTTCATGCAG GAGGAGAAGATTGAACCAGCCAGCAGCAACAGCACCTTTCAGGGTGACTCATTCTGGAAGCTCCCCGCCAACGGCACCATCTTAATGAGGGCTTCCCAGGTCTCGTCAGAGTTTAAGCAGGGAGATGAGAGCTACCTGCGACTCTCCTTAGGGCAGTTTTTTGGGCAACGCTCTGAAGCCCTGGGCTGTTTGGGCATCAATGATGAAGTGGATGCGGTTAAACGG CCATCCTTTGGCTACATTATTACCTCTCCAGAGAAGAGGGAACCGTTTCCCCTGATTCACTCCTCAGAGTTTAGAGAAAACTCTCCTCACAGTGAAACCATGGAACTCAGTGAAGCAGACAAAACACTCAATCCAG AGGACCTCGACAAAACCCTTGAAGCTCCATCTGAAAGAATGCCACCAAAAGAGGACACTGATCCAGTACCTTGTCAACAAGAG aACCATACTGTTAGTGCTGCACTACCTGACAGCAGTGGAGGCTCAGGCTCTGAATCATCCCTGGCTAACCAAAGCTGTGTGTCCCCTGACATTAATACCAGTAATCTGATGCTTAGCATCAGTACAATTTCTTCAGCCATTGCTAATGCATCCATCAGCACTGACCCATCACAGTTAGCCGCCATGATCATGGAGCTGTCAAAGAAGAGTAAGGTGAGGAATCGTCCAGCGTCTGCAAAACTTGTTGGTCCCACTTCAGCTGAACAG GTCCTATCTGAGCCAAATAAGGGCACTGTTTTAGACACACTGCAGAGAAGCACATGTGTTGGAGAGATGAGTGCCTTTGACATGGAGAAATACCTGAAAAAGACTGATGTGTCTGGCAGCAGTGATTCCTATGGGGCAAACACTACCTTTGACTTGAGTGGTTGGGTTGACAATCTCAGCAGCTCTCAGAGGAACCCTTACACAGGATATCCTGAGAAACAGGGGAACGCAGCTCAGCAAGTGGACAGTGAGACTCAACAGGTTCCTACAAGTACCAAAGCTAAGGAGAAAGACGGAGAAGGAGAGATGACACTGACAAACCAAAGCTCAGCTCCAATGCGGCTTTCTGGTGCATTGTCACCTAACAGGGCTGACTCAAAAAGGAGCTCTattcctcatcctcatccttcTTTCAGCTCTGCCAGAAGGTCTGTGGGCTCTGGGCAATCTTCCGCACACAAGCCTCCTGCAGACACAACGGGATCTTGTGATAAAACTTGTGCTTCGTCAACCAGTACTTCTGGTTCCTTTGGTGGGACCTCTGAAGAAAATGGAATCAGGCTAGGCGAAATGAATCCACAAGCATCCAGTATTAGCTCTTCAGAAACCTCacataaaactgataaaaacttATCCCCAACCACCCCAGGCTGGAGGAAAGGGCAGTCAGGCCTCCCTGGCCTTAAGAGTTCCTCTCCCTTGACCCAGAGGCTGACTAATGCAgaccaccagcagcaggacagaCCCGGTGATTCTCCAGAGAAGAAACCACTGCCTAGGAATAGCCCTGTGGCTCCACTACCTCATAGCTCAGTGGAGAAgaacactggcttgtgtcaaaACGTCCAACCTCCACTACACCCTGTATCTG AACTGCAGAAAGGTTTTTCTGAGCCATATGCGGAGGAGACACAGTGTAGCTTCAGACCGTCCACCTCTCCTCTTACCCACTCCTCTCCAAGTCAGACCTCTGTTCCCAGTGCTGAAGG TGCATTTTCACCTTCGTCATCCAGTGGAGGTCTGGCTGACAGACGTCCAGGTCTTGAACTCTCCCCTCAGTCTACTTGTTCCAGTCCCAGTCTCAGTAGGCTTACATACATCTCAATGCATGATGGCACTGTTGTACCTACACCTGAGAGGCAAAAG AATAACCGTACCATGGCACTGAGCACCACCATCATCAGATTCAGTCCGACCCCACCTGTGGAACTTGATGAACAGTCTAACCTGGATGTTCTTGGCCGGCCTAAAAACCTTGATCAGGTTCAACCACAGTATTCTAAAAGTCTGGACCCACTACCAGCGCAGCAGAGTGAAAGCCCAGAGCCCCGTAGTGGTTCTGCTCTGAGCTGTACCCGCAGTCAGAGTGAATGTAACTACCACTGCACTGGAGACAGAACTGGTGACCTTTCAGCAGGTTGCAAAAACCACCGGCACCTCTCCGAGTCCAATATAAGGCAACTCACTAAAGTGGACTCGGGCTATTGCAGCAATCTGAACATTCAGCAGAATAGCAACTCTGCAGCTCCCCTGAGCTCCCAGCAGTGGGGCACCGCTAGCTCAGTGTCGTCGTCCGTGTATGCTGGTGGCCTCGGCATGCTTCCGCCCTACTCAGCGGACGCACTTCACTATGTGCCCATCCCTAGTTTTAAGTCTCAGTGTCCTGGAATGATTCCCACCCAAGGAGATATACAGTCCCTCCTTGCTGGACGCTCCCTCTTTAACTCTCAGCTGCCTCAGCAGTATTTAGGACCTGAAGCACAGCTACATCCTGGTGTTTATCATGTGGGAGCCACAGGAAATGGTCTCTACAGTGTGACCTCCACAG GTCCTCCAGGAATGTCTGGGGCTGCTGGTTCCCATCACCTTCCCAGACCACATCAGAGCCAACAGGAAGTAGGAATGATGGGGAAACCCTACAGTCAGTATGGTGTGGAGCCAATGGGGACAAATGGTCTTGAGGAACTGAGAG GCCAAGTGGTGGTGCCAGAGGAACTTCGGTTCCCTCATGCCTGCTGTGTGGGCATCGCCTCGCAGACCTCCCTCAGCCTCTTTAACCCTTCTGAGAGATGGCAGCAAGTGTCAATCACTGTCACCAGCCTTTCCATTGATGGAGAGAAG GTGGACAGTTTGCCTTATCAGTGGCTGATGGTGAAGAACAAGACTATCATTGGCCCCAAGAGTACAGAGGAGCAGAAAGTGTTGTTCATCCCTCCCCAGGCTGGTGTCTACCAGTGCATCCTCAGTGTTTACTCTTGGCCTGCAGCTGCTGAGACAGAGATGACTGCCAGGGCTAACATCTTTGCCAGAAGGGTAGCACTTGTCGCCATAGCTGAGAACCCTTCTCTAGAG ATTGACGTTTCCACATCTGGCTGTTTGGATTTTGGAGACCTTCCAGGAGGCAGCTCTAAATCTCTTCCTGTAAAAGTGCTCAACAGGACTCATGCCACAGTACCCATCCGTCTGGTCATCAGTGCA AATGCTACAGCATGGCGGTGCTTCACCTTCTCTAAACACCCTGTTACCATGACATCTGAGGGCGCACAGCAGGCTGGACACATGACCCCAGTGTCCTCTCCTTTGGTCATGAATCATGTGATGCATGCCAGCTACGGCGAG AATCCAGAAAGCTTCATGGTCTGGGTTCATTTCAAGGCCCCTCAGAAGTACACAGCCTCTTCAG GGGAGCTTGGACCAGCTGACGAGTACAGTGCTCGAGTGGACATCGAAGTGGACTGCCCTGGTCCGAGTCATGTGATCAGGAGTATTCCTCTCAGAGCCAGGTCTGGAACTGCAAGAGTCCATGCTCCTAAAGATCTGCAG ACTGTTAGCCTGTCTGCTCCACTGGGTAAATCTAGTCAACAGACGTTGCCATTAAAGAATGCAGGAAACATTGACGTGCAGCTAAAACTCAAG AGCAGTGATGCTGAGAACAGTTTTTCTGTGACACCTGATGAACTGTTCCTGGGAGTGGGAGAGGAGCAAGGCATTGTGGTGTCTTTCAAAGCACAGGGCAACAGGAAACATAGAGAAAG CCTTCTCACCATCTTAGTGCTACCATCAGGGCCACAGTATGAAGTAATACTGAAAGGAGAAGTAATCCCTGAGGATTCTGGAAAACATgcacttcctgctgctgctgtcttctgCCCTGTTCTCACCAATGACGTCCCACCAATCCTCTCTAATAAACAGTTCGTAGCCTGGGGAGGGGTCACCTTGGGACGAGCTGT CCAACAGAAGCTGGTTCTAAGGAACAACTCGACCAACGCTACACAGCAGCTGCGCTTGCTCATTCGTGGTCAAGACCAGGACTGTTTTCAG CTCCAGAGTATGTTCAGTCCTGAAGAGCGATTGACCCGACATGGAGAACTGTCCATTCGTCCCAAAGAGGATGTTACCGTCCATCTGCTCTTTGCTCCCACCAGGGTGGCCTGCATGTTGGCCAAGCTGGAGATCAAACAGTCTGGAGTTCGGCCTTCACAACCAGGGATCAAATTCACT ATTCCACTGTCTGGCTATGGTGGTACCAGCAACATCATCCTAGAGGAGCAGAGGAAACAGGCAGATGGCTACGTGGCTACACTGACCGACATTGCTGCTGGTCGCATCAGcaaagtttgtttgtgtgtgagaaacACTGGTTCTAGAGCAGCTTTCATCAAAGCTGTGGCCTTCTCTGATGTGCAGACACGATCGGTCTTGGAGCCCTCTGTCATCAGCCTCGCCCCTTCACAGTTTgtactgaaggaaaggacacaAGAG GTGATCACGGTGCTGATGAAGTCCACCCAAAGAGAGCAGAACCTGTGTGAGTCAGCCGATGCCCTGTTGGCTAcagtctgtctgttctgtggagATGAGGTCTCCAGGCAGCAGTACCGAAG ATTGCTTCAGAGCAAACCAGAAGTTGTGCGGAAAGCTCTGTCTGAGAACAGTGTGCTGAAAAACATAGACTTCAATGAAAAGTTCCTTGGAGAAGAAAATGTTACAGAGA CCTACGACCTTCCCCAGCGGCCCAATGAGGCTCACATCTTCTATGGCAACATGAGTAAGGTGGTGGTGTCATTGCTGGGAAGTGCAAACAGCAGAGACTGTGAGGAGAGCGAGCGTACTGAGCTGCCTCTGCCCTCTACCAGACACGACTCAGAAACAGATGG TAGTTCAACAAACGGCAATGCGTCTCTGGATGTGCTGCCAGTGAAGGGTCCCCAGGGTCCAGCACTGAGAGTGGCAGAGCCTTCCTTAAAG GTTTCAGAACCATTACACAGGCAGCCTGAGTCCTGGACCATCCACCCAGAACAGCTCGTCCTTGCTGCTCCCACCATCA ctGGTGCATCCACCACTAGTCATGTTCAGATCCGGAACAGCACTTCCAGAGAGCTCAACTTTGATTTGTCCTGGCCGGCTCACTGCCTCACCATCACCCCACAGCATGGAGTCATCGAGCCGCA GTGCCACCTGCAGATTTTGGTCAGCCCTAACCCCTCCCTAGCAACCAAACCCGCCCTGCTGCCATGGAGCGGACAGATTTATGTTCAGTGTGACGGTCAACAGAAG TTTATAAGGGTTCAGATACGACGGGACCTAGCTCTGGATGTGTCTGCAGCCCCGGCAGATTCTACTCTGTCTGCCCTGCCTCCTCAAGCTGCTACTCCTGTGCTGCCTGTGGCCAGGCTCACCAAGCCTTTGCTAACACCCCAGATGCCTCCGGACCTGCTGGAGATCAGCAACAAGACGATCATCTTCCCCACCACTCCCTCAGGGGAATCGTCTG AGGCCCAGCTGGAGGTACAGAATAGGGAAGTAGAAGTGAGGTGGTACCTCTCATCATTTGCGCCCCCATATGTCAAG GGGGTTGATAACACTGGAGACGTTTACCGGGCCACCTACACAGCTTTCAGATGTTCCAGGGTCTCAGGAACCCTGGGAGCCCACGAGAAGATGCAG ATGCCCATTGCCTTCCTGCCTAGGGACCGCGGTGACTATGCTCAGTTCTGGGACTTGGAGTGCCATCCTGTGTCTGAGCCCCAGCAGAAAACCAGAATCCGCTTCCAACTCTGTGGCACT ggtGTCCGATCTGGACCAATGGAAGGACCACAGGAGGGAGACTGTTCATTGGTGAAGACAGAGGCTCCATTGAAGACCAGGAAGAGAGCCGATGCCTCAGCAGTGAAAACCAG CCAGGAGGAGGCTGTGCGGAGGGGTGTGCATTCTCCACTGGATCTGTACAGCTTCCCAGCCACACGGGTGGGTGAGTCCAGCACTCTGAAGGTCAGCTTCCGCAACAACTCGTCTGACACGCATGAG CTGAAATTTGTAAACCCTAGGGAGCCCTTCCACATCAAGCATTCCAAATACTCCCTGAG ATCACAGCACTATCTGAAGCTACCCGTCCAGTTCAAGCCCAGCACTGCAGGCAGACACGCTGGCTTGCTGCTCATCCAGTCAGAAACAAGTGGAAATCTTGTTATTCAGCTGACCGGTGAGGCACTGCCTTGA